The region TTGGACACCCTTTTGCCTTCAGAACTGCCTTAATTCTTCGTGGCATAGATTCAGCAAGGTGCTGAAAACATTCCTCAAAGATTTTTTATGCCACTTTCAAAGTCAGTTAGACCTTTcttccccattctgatgaaATGATCAAGTGACTGGTTGATTATAAATGTGCGTTAACGAGCAGTTGAATGAGCAGTTGAACAGGTGTACCCAATGAAGTGGCTGGTGAGCGAAGTGTACATGTCCGTGTATGTCTCACACATATATGCGTATAGATGTGATCTACATATACAGTACGTCACCATAAATACGCATTTATGTCATACATTCAGATACATAAGTCTCATTTTTCCAGATATACACATATCTAATAAATATGTCTACTGCATACATGTTAATATTAGCGATCCacatattaaaatatgtaatgttcttatatgtaaaatgtatgtagCATCAAAATATGTCACAATAGATGCTTAGTAGCCTACATAAATATACATCTTTATAAGAACACTTTTGCCAAAGTTGTAACAGTTTTGGTTTATCACATGAGaggttttctgtatttttttgttttgtctgtgctccTCTTATTGGGCGGGTCTCGggattttgaaatattttaatcaaaatgtgatgacagttgtggggttgtttgcttatgttgccaggtCACTGTCAATCAATGTGCCTGTTAAAGTCTTAATTAATAATATCTCTAGATCTGTCCACTTATATGAATTGtctattgttacttcacttgaaAGTTTGACCTTCACTTAACACATGTATGCACAATatcattttgtgacatcacaactagtttggaagccaatcgtgGTTCAATATGTGTGATGTGGTGAAGTAGGAGAGAAGTTCTCAGTGAAGTAGGATAGGAAACTtttaaaattaacaatatttgcatattcatagattctggattatTCAATTTGGGAGAAGGAGATGGCTTTTAAGAAATCTTAACGaggaaactgaacattttttgtggaaaaaccacaaattattattcaaagtaGGGTATTTTTTATAAGGCTTagaacatgtctggaggggatcttaaAGATTTgaaagttttcaggggctttaaaaagataaagaagTCATATGATTCATTATAAAAATTGAGTTCTAAGTAATgtaaatgaaattaatattttataacagaaaaatattttgcattttatcaAAATTTTCTCAGGTTAAAAATCACAGCTAGTAGCTATAACAAATATAAGTTtcacaaaatatatttcaaaactGTCCACTAATATCCACAATATCGCCATGGAAACATTACGTtacattacaaacaaatctAGCTATTATCGCTTGTAGACAACTATTCCAGTGTCCCCTGTGGTGAAAAGGACACGCCACAGCCCGCTGAGTCAACATCAGCCTCTCTCCACTGACTGCTGCTAATAATCGAGCAAAGGTTATTACTTCAGGACGGAAACAATGCTGAGGACCCACCCACCACCTCCAGACTCACTTACTCTCTCTGCTGCTCGTCTCTTCCTGGATCTGAAGTCCGTATCTGATAAGTAAGTATCCGCAATCTTTTGTTTTGGACTATAAATGCCCGCGAAATATTAATCCTACACTGCGTTATAGGCGACGACGAAGTTCAGCAAAGTAACGTACTTTATTAAATTTAGCGGTGTCTTTGTTAAATTAGCTTGCGGAATGCTGGAAATTAGCCTCGCCCAGTCCGGCAGTGttgctcaacaacaacaaaagtggGAGTTTCTCCATTTTAAAAGTACTAAAATGGCTTACTGCTACTTGTAACTTTTAACGTGTTAATCGTCTCTACCAATATGTGTTTAGATTAGATGCTACATGCTAAACAGTAACTTCTTCCGAGTGTATTATGTAACGTTGACAGACCGCAGGATAGGTAAGTTACTAGCTCTTGGACATCAAAAAAGATGTAACGttaggagtaaaaaaaaagatgtaacgttatgagtaaaaaaaaaaagccaagcTAATGTTAAGTTAGGCTTGATAGCACATGGGCTTTATACTCGGATTACGCTATGTTATTGTAGGCGGATATAAgataaacatgtaaaatgttaCCGTTAAAGCTAGGTTAGTTGGCTAGTTGAGAAAtcacaggcctgtgtgtgtgatgctcaGTCAGATTAGGGGTTTTGCTTCTTTCCAGTGCTCTTCGTAAAAATAAACAGGTGGTGTAAATGTGCACATACTCGCGTTTTAACGTGTCATAAAGTGTAAACAATTATGGACAGTATGACAACAAAAGCAATTTGTTCGTTACTGAATCGCTGAGGAAATCAAGAAATCTGTGACGGACATTATAAAAAGCCCATCGGGCGTTTGAATCGTTCGTAGTTTTAACGATCTGCAAATGCAACGAACATAATGCTAAAGTATTAGATGCCATTAACTGCTGGAATGATTCTTATGTCAGGTATAAACGAATCTGGACGTTCCCGCTCATATTTATCCCATCCTTGGGTCGTAAATGTATGGTGTGGTGGAAATGCTGGTATTTACGGTAACACTTAAAAGCCTCACCAAGGGTCCAAAGGATAGGAAAGGCTGGAAAGGAACTGGGAAGTGTCAACAAACAAACGCCCGTCAAGAAGTCACCTAACACAGTGTGTTTAAAGAACCCAGTGGTTTAGTTTACTAAAACTAAACTCAATAGCTCTAAATAAGTctaattttttttacagccgAATTGTCTTCATTACAGCTGACACGCCTGCAGCTGTAATTAGTATTTCGCTTAGTTATGGGATGACACAGAGGCACCTTAACAGTTTTGTAATTCCAACAACAACTCTTCAAATGGATGGGATCCCGCCAAAAGGCTCTTATGAAAAGGTGTAGCTGAAAAGATTTGGGGAACCTTGCTAGTTTGCATTATGCAGTGTTCACTGGTGGTTTTTGAGAAAGGGGAAGGAAAACCTGAATGCTGTCAAAAACAATGCACGCACTCTTATCCGATTTTAGGGATCTAGGCAGATGGGAGTGTCGCGTTTCTGTCGTCACAATGGAGGTGTGGCCAAATTGCCTGTGGACTGGAATAGTCAGAACAAGATATTCAAGAAATGTAAGTGAGACGTGGCATTGCAGATGATGTTAGTAGTATACAATGGGCCTTATGGACCAAATAGTTAGGTAACTACTCCAAGTCCCTTTTACACGTTCCTGTTTGTGTTGCCACATCTGAAGAAACATGGTGATCGAGCAAATCAGACAAATGAAGGAATGCCTCTGTGTGATATAACACCAGTCATTGCTTGTTTCCAGTTTGAATGAATGCTGCACACATGCTGTAGTAATCATAATCCTTATGTTGATCATTGACACTGCATTATCAACCTCCACCCCAATAGGTCTTGGGCCATTAAAAAGTTGTACTGCTGGAGCAGGGAAGTTTTAGGGGGCAGGATGGCTCAGAAACTACATTTAACCCTAAATATCtctggaaatgaaaaaataaatgcctGTATTCCTTCAAAGGTGCCTGGAAAAAGGTCCTACAGTCCAAACGACCCATATGATGGCCCTCATGCATCACAGTAACAAGCCACATCTTTATGTCACCTCCAGGTTCTAAAGATGAGCTACCCAGGATACCCTCCTCAGTCTGGTGGATACCCACCACAGGCAGGGGGCTACCCACCTCAACCAGGTGCATATCCACCCCAAGCAGGTGGCTACCCTCCAGCGGCAGGCGGCTACCCTCCAGCGGCAGGCGGCTACCCTCCAGCGGCAGGCGGCTACCCTCCAGCGGCAGGCGGCTACCCCCCACAGGCGGGCGGCTACCCCCCACAGGCGGGCGGCTTCCCCCCACAGGCAGGCGGCTACCCACCCCAGGCAGGCGGCTACCCTCCAGCAGCGGGCGGCTACCCTCCCCAGGCTGGTGGCTACCCTCCTCAGGCTGGAGGATACCAATCACAGTCTGGAGCAGGAGGCTATCCATCCATGCCTCCAGCAGGTGAGGTTCCACATACACacccaaaaaatatataatacatacttcttctttttttttagatttgttctttaaattaattgtttgagTGTTATGTCAATATTTTCTTTGCAGGTGGAGGCTGGGGTGCAGCACCAGGCGGCTATGGAGCGGTACATAAATTCTTATCTCATTCTTCACCTCTGCATTGCCATTGCCAGTCCTACTTGAACCTTATTTGCTCTATATGAAATTTGCCACAATGAACTTAGCACTTACACCTGTCCTCTGCTTGCAGCCAGGAGGGGCTCAGCAGGGATACCCAGGGGGCCCCGCTCCAGGCCAACCCATGCCAAATTACCCCGGAGCCCCTGCGACTAACCCCTCAATGCCTGGATATGGAAGTGGAGTTCCGTCTAACCCTCAGGCACCTGCCATTTCTGTAAGATGCATTTGTCTTCATCGTAGGACTTCTCTGAAACTATGTTCCAATacacatacagctaaaaacaccTTTTGTAGCTGTGCTGTATTTTATCttctaatattttttatttatgttttcttttatttatagaaAGGGTACAGGGGCTCTATTAAAGACTTTCCAGGGGCTGATCCACTGAGGGATGTTGAAGTTCTTCGAAAAGCTATGAAGGGTTTTGGTCAGTAAATAGTGTTCATTTGAATATGTTAAACCCATCAAACATATTGTTACTCAACATTGATGAGCATTGTATTTGCTcattcccttttttctttttacacatcATCAATTGattctaaaaaatattttttacaggcACTGACGAAAACGCCATTATTGAACTTCTGGGAAGTCGTACCAACAAGCAGAGGGTTCCAATGGTAGCAGCCTATAAAACAACTTACGGGAAGGTatgttttctaatattttgttacagatttttttaaaattattttttacagtttaaatgcATTCTGTAATCTGTTTCTCGTTGACCCTGTATGGTAGCTATATCAAGGCTGACCTTGCACTcatggttttttgttttgtgtttttcctcttagGATTTATTCCATGATCTTAAGTCTGAGCTCACTGGAaactttgagaaactggttcttgCTATGATGAAGAGCCCCACACACTTTGATGCATCTGAACTCAGAGAGGCTATAAAGGTTGGAACCTCAAGTTGTTGTCTCAGCAGAtgcttcagttttgttttgtagatCAAACGGCATTGTGTGACTCATCATGTAATAGGAAAATAAgcgcaaaagaaa is a window of Siniperca chuatsi isolate FFG_IHB_CAS linkage group LG20, ASM2008510v1, whole genome shotgun sequence DNA encoding:
- the anxa11b gene encoding annexin A11b isoform X2, with the protein product MSYPGYPPQSGGYPPQAGGYPPQPGAYPPQAGGYPPAAGGYPPAAGGYPPAAGGYPPAAGGYPPQAGGYPPQAGGFPPQAGGYPPQAGGYPPAAGGYPPQAGGYPPQAGGYQSQSGAGGYPSMPPAGGGWGAAPGGYGAPGGAQQGYPGGPAPGQPMPNYPGAPATNPSMPGYGSGVPSNPQAPAISKGYRGSIKDFPGADPLRDVEVLRKAMKGFGTDENAIIELLGSRTNKQRVPMVAAYKTTYGKDLFHDLKSELTGNFEKLVLAMMKSPTHFDASELREAIKGAGTDEACLIEILASRCNAEICEITRIYKAEYGKSLEDAITSDTSGHFRRLLVSLCQGNRDERETVDVSLAKQDAQKLYAAGENKVGTDESQFNAILCARSKPHLRAVFQEYQQMSGRDIEKSICREMSGNLESGMVAVVKCIKNTPVYFAERLYKAMQGAGTKDTTLIRIMVSRSEVDMLDIRQAYLKTYGKSLYTHISADTSGDYKKLLLKLCGGND
- the anxa11b gene encoding annexin A11b isoform X1, whose translation is MLRTHPPPPDSLTLSAARLFLDLKSVSDKDLGRWECRVSVVTMEVWPNCLWTGIVRTRYSRNVLKMSYPGYPPQSGGYPPQAGGYPPQPGAYPPQAGGYPPAAGGYPPAAGGYPPAAGGYPPAAGGYPPQAGGYPPQAGGFPPQAGGYPPQAGGYPPAAGGYPPQAGGYPPQAGGYQSQSGAGGYPSMPPAGGGWGAAPGGYGAPGGAQQGYPGGPAPGQPMPNYPGAPATNPSMPGYGSGVPSNPQAPAISKGYRGSIKDFPGADPLRDVEVLRKAMKGFGTDENAIIELLGSRTNKQRVPMVAAYKTTYGKDLFHDLKSELTGNFEKLVLAMMKSPTHFDASELREAIKGAGTDEACLIEILASRCNAEICEITRIYKAEYGKSLEDAITSDTSGHFRRLLVSLCQGNRDERETVDVSLAKQDAQKLYAAGENKVGTDESQFNAILCARSKPHLRAVFQEYQQMSGRDIEKSICREMSGNLESGMVAVVKCIKNTPVYFAERLYKAMQGAGTKDTTLIRIMVSRSEVDMLDIRQAYLKTYGKSLYTHISADTSGDYKKLLLKLCGGND